A region from the Clostridium beijerinckii genome encodes:
- a CDS encoding recombinase XerC gives MNYDFDIFNNSKLPDSVVDFLTYLQTIKNKSENTIDAYKKDLIIFFRFMRKYKGLVKDDTIAFEEIEIVSIDDEFIKSIKLRDLYAFMSFIEKYRGNSSYARARKVATLKSYFKFLQGKAKIIVDNPTIELESPKVNKRHPIYLTLNQSLHLLESLDKKNKNYQRDYCILTLFLNCGMRLSELCNIQINKFKNDTLTIIGKGDKERTVYLNEASLKAIANYLKVRNDSKALSEDKKFLFLSSRNSPINQRTVEIMIKKHITNAGLTDEKYTPHKLRHTAATLMYKYGNVDIRSLQSILGHENISTTQIYTHVDDDSLRKAVESNPLSKL, from the coding sequence ATGAATTATGATTTTGATATATTTAATAATAGCAAATTGCCGGATTCGGTGGTAGATTTTTTAACTTATTTACAAACTATTAAAAATAAATCTGAAAATACAATTGACGCATATAAAAAAGATTTAATAATATTTTTTAGATTTATGAGGAAATATAAAGGACTTGTAAAGGATGATACAATAGCATTTGAGGAAATAGAAATAGTATCTATTGATGATGAATTTATAAAATCAATTAAATTAAGAGATCTTTACGCATTTATGTCATTTATAGAAAAATACAGAGGAAATAGTTCTTATGCAAGAGCCAGAAAAGTTGCCACCTTAAAATCTTACTTTAAGTTCTTACAAGGAAAAGCCAAGATAATAGTTGATAATCCAACCATAGAACTAGAATCTCCTAAGGTTAACAAAAGACACCCCATTTACCTTACGTTAAATCAAAGTTTACATTTATTAGAATCATTAGATAAAAAAAATAAAAATTATCAAAGAGATTATTGTATTTTAACTTTATTTTTAAACTGTGGAATGAGACTTTCGGAATTATGCAATATTCAAATTAATAAGTTTAAAAATGATACTTTAACTATAATAGGCAAAGGCGATAAAGAAAGGACTGTGTATTTAAATGAAGCATCCCTCAAAGCTATAGCTAACTACTTGAAAGTTAGAAATGATTCTAAGGCTTTATCTGAAGACAAAAAATTCTTATTTTTATCTTCTAGAAATTCTCCTATAAATCAAAGAACAGTTGAAATAATGATAAAGAAACATATAACGAATGCAGGATTAACTGATGAAAAATATACACCGCATAAATTACGGCATACTGCTGCTACTCTTATGTATAAATACGGAAATGTAGATATAAGAAGTCTACAAAGTATACTGGGACATGAAAATATATCTACTACTCAAATATATACCCATGTAGATGACGATTCTTTAAGAAAGGCAGTAGAATCGAATCCACTTTCGAAACTATAA